The window GAAGATTCTTATTTCAAACGGGAGCGTCATCTGCGGGAATGGAAAGGTTTTCCCCAAGGGATGGATTCTGATCGACGGCGGAAAAATTTCCAGAATGGGTTCTTCGAAGCCCCCTTCTTGCGGAGAGAATACGATAGTTCTGGATGCTCAGGGGCACTATGTTATGCCCGGTTTTATAAATGCCCACACTCATCTGTACAGTCAGCTCGCGCGCGGTATCCCTGCGGGCAGGATGAAGAGTTTTGGACAAGTTCTCAAAGGGCTATGGTGGAAGCTCGATCGCGCTCTCACGCTCGAGGACGTGTACGTGAGCGCCACGCTTGGTGCGGTTGAGGCTATCAAGTCCGGAGTTACCACGGTAGTGGATCATCACGCTAGCTATGGCGCTATCACCGGTTCACTTGGCGCGGTTTCAGAGGCCGTATCGAATCTTGGAGTGCGCGCCTCTATCTGTTTTGAAATATCCGACAGGTGCGGCAAAGGGGCGCGCGATGAGGCGGTGGCCGAGACCGGGCTTTATCTGGAGAGTTTGAAAAATCATCAGGCGAGCGATCCGCGTTTTCTTCTCAGGGGGATGGTGGGATTGCATGCATCCATGACCCTCTCGGACGAAACCCTCGAGCAGGCTCTCGAACTCATGGAGATATTCGGCGTAGGGGCGCACGTTCATGTTGCAGAAGGAATTGAGGATGTAAATG of the Myxococcales bacterium genome contains:
- the ssnA gene encoding putative aminohydrolase SsnA, with translation MNEKKILISNGSVICGNGKVFPKGWILIDGGKISRMGSSKPPSCGENTIVLDAQGHYVMPGFINAHTHLYSQLARGIPAGRMKSFGQVLKGLWWKLDRALTLEDVYVSATLGAVEAIKSGVTTVVDHHASYGAITGSLGAVSEAVSNLGVRASICFEISDRCGKGARDEAVAETGLYLESLKNHQASDPRFLLRGMVGLHASMTLSDETLEQALELMEIFGVGAHVHVAEGIEDVNATRKICGLSPAARLVRKGILNPNSLAIHCVHVDEEDIKLIKKAGCYAVHNPSSNLNNAVGVAPFLALCRGGVPVAIGTDGMSSGVACDIKLASVLHKPGALDAQAAWNEVEGAVRFVAPHMVSGMFGCSVGVLEKGAAADVIIVDDAPPTLLDGKNSWGHTIFGVLNARVRTTIIDGKIRMHDFQMADIDEISLSNAARKLSKRLWKRII